From the Candidatus Saccharibacteria bacterium genome, the window GGCACGTGAAAGATGGCAAATTGGCTCTCACGCCACAGCATAGCCAGCTGCTTCACGACGAGCTTGAGTCGTTTCTAGGAGGAGCACCTGAACAAATTCGCTCCGGCAAACGCCTCGCTGTCATCATGGGCGGGTACGCCCGGCGCATTCAGGGCAATGTTACCCGTTTTCTATCGACCGAGAACGAAAAAAATGAATCTCTCGAGAAAATCTATTCCAAAATGAAGGAACTACTCGTTCACGACCTCAACGTAGAGAAATTTGCAGACATGTACGCTCAGACGCTTGTTTACGGGCTTTTTGTAGGGCGCTACAATGACACTTCACTGGAAGACTTCACACGGCATGAGGCACAGCAAAACATACCGCGCAGCAATCCTTTTTTAAGGCAGTTTTTCGACCACATAGCAGGGATAGAGTTCGATGAGCGACTCGCCGTAGTCGTAGATGAACTTTGCGCCGTGTTTGCTGTCAGCGATGTACGGCGCATCATAGAAAAACATTTGCGACTCTTTGAAGTGGAAAATGACCGCGACCCACTCATTCACTTCTACGAAGACTTTTTGAAAGAATACGACCCCAGCCTGCGAAAAAAGATGGGCGCCTACTACACACCGACTCCCGTGGTGCGCTTCATAATTCGCGAAGTCGACCGGATACTCAAAGAGGATTTCGATATAGCCGATGGCATAGCCAGCGGTGAAATGGTTGAACGTGAAGTCGAAACACAGCCGTGGCGTATGCCCGGAGAGCGCAAAGACCGTACGACTAAACAAATAAAGAGTCACCGCGTGCAAATTCTTGACCCAGCCGTTGGCACCGCGACCTTTTTGAATGAGACCATAAAGTACATTTACGAACAAAAGCGGAGCACCCAAGCAGGACAGTGGCCTAGCTATGTGCGCGAACACCTTATTCCGAGACTTTTTGGCTTTGAACTGATGATGGCACCGTATACCATAGCCCACCTAAAGCTTGGCATGACTCTTGCGGAACAGGGCGTAACCGACCTAGGCGACGAACGTCTCAACATATACCTCACAAATACTCTCGAAGAGGGCGTGCCCACCCAGCATAGCTTCGATTTTGGCTTCTCGGAAGCCATCAGCGAAGAATCCCGCCTTGCCGCCGATGTCAAAACCACCCAACCCATCATGATAGTAGTGGGCAACCCTCCATACTCAGTGAGTAGCAATAACAAAAGTGAATGGATCCAAAATCTCATAAAAGACTACAAAAAGAATCTTAACGAGAAGAAAATAAACCTTGATGATGACTATATTAAATTCATCCGCTTCGCGGAACAGATGATTGAGAAAAATGGCTCGGGAATCGTTGCCATGATTACCAATAATAGCTACATCGATGGCATCACACATCGTAGAATGCGTAAACACTTGCTACAAACATTCGATAAAATCTATATCTTGGATTTACATGGAAGTACTATGAAGAAAGAAAAAGCACCCGATGGGAGCAAAGACGAAAACGTCTTCTCAATCATGCAGGGAGTTTCAATCGTTCTCATGGTCAAGATTGGAGCCAAACACGATTCAGCTATTGGTGAAGTCTACCATGCTGAACTTTTCGGCACTCGCAGAGACAAGTTCATAATGTTAAGTCGAGATGAAATCGCATTTGAAAAACTAACCACTCATGAACCAAGCTACTTCTTTGTAAAAAAAGACTTGACCCTAAGTAGCGAGTACGCTGGAGGTATCGGGCTCAATGAGTTGTTTATAGTCAGCAATTCTGGCATCAAGACTGATAGGGATAAATTATTTATCGATTTCGAACAAGATATTCTGAGCAAACGTGTCGAAAAATTATTCGGCGGTGATTTGAACGAGGGATTTAGAACAGACTATAGAGTAGAAGACTCCAGTAGCTACAAACTTACCAGCATTTTAGAAAAAAACCGCTTCTCAGCTGAGCATATTAAGCTAGAAGAATACAGGCCTTTTGATTACAGATATATATACTATGATCGCTCTGTAATTAGTCGCCCGGGTTATGCTGTAATGTCTCATCAGCAAGAAGACAATCCAATGCTAATCTCAACAAGGCAACTTAGTAGTTTTGATTATCAACATGCATTGGTGAGCACCGACCTTACCGATATATGTTCCATCTCGTCACAGACAAAGGAAACTGGCTATGCGTTTCCACTATATACCTACGCTAAAAATGGCGAAAAAATTGAGAATTACAACCCAATAAGACTTAGTGAACTACTTCGGTTATGCAGTAATAACGAAGTCTCGGAAGTGTCACATCAACCAGAAGACGTTTTTGACTATGTATATGCTACCTTACACTCGCCAAGTTATCGCAAAAAATATAAAGAATTTCTTAAATCCGATTTTCCCAGAATCCCGATTCCAATCCAGAAAGAATTTGAACGACTAACCCCACTTGGTAAACGGCTGCGTGAACTGCACTTAATGACATCTGGCGAATCGCATGAAGTTACAACCACTTATCCAGAAAGCTCAGAAGAGTGGCAAAATGAAGTAAATTTACCCTTATTTTCAAAAGATACTCGTGAGCCAAATGGCAATGGCAGAGTATACATTAATTCTCAGCAATATTTTGGCAATGTACCTGAAGCGGCATGGAATTTCTACATAGGTGGCTACCAGCCGGCGCAAAAGTGGCTCAAGGACCGCAAAGGCCGCAAACTCACTAGTAACGACATAACCCACTACCAACGCATTATCACTATCCTCACCAAAACCCAAGAAATCATGCAGGAAATCGGCTAATTTTACAACACTGTCGTATTGAAACACAATCCTACCTACTGTATGATAATCACATAAGATTACATAGGGAGTTATTATGGCAGTACAAATTACGATCGACGGGGAAGGGTTGAGCTATACTTCAAATATAAATATTATTCAAGCCGCGAAAATTATTGGATTCCTTAATACAGAAGAGCCGCTTGGTGCGGCCGACAGCTACCAAAATACTCCGCACCAAGGAGCAACGAATTTTATCGATCCACCCAAGAACAAAGTGGTCTCTTCGCCGCGGGAGGCGATTATACATGCCCGCGCAAGAACAAATGCCCAAAAAATTCTCGTCTTGGGAGCATATATAGTAGAAAGAGATGGTGCCGAAGAGTTTGCCTCGACTGAGCTGAAGAATCTTTTTATCAAAGCCGGTGAATCGGCCCCCCGCAATCTTTCAAGGGATCTGAAATATGCAATAAAATCTGGCTATATAACTGAGAGTATGTCTGGATCTGACATGTATATAGTAACGAACACGGGCTACAATGTCCTCGAAAACGGTTTTGAGGCCACCGAACACTCGTCAACCCCTAGTGCTAACGGAGGGCGTAAGAGTAGAAAAAGACGCAACCCAAAAATTGCACCGAAACCTGAATGGCTAGACTCGGTGGAAATTGACGACCATATGGAAGGCTACCCGACCTATCGGCAAATGAACACTAAGAGCGACAAGGCCCTGTGGATAGTGCAATGGGCTACAGCAAAAGGTCGCGAACGAGTTACGGCGGCAGACATAACAGCTGTCGCCGATGGGCTCGCAGATCATATTCAGCGTAATCAGATTACAGCTACCCTCTCGGGCCACGTCAGTAAAAGCAATGTATCAAAAACTGCGGATGGATACAAAATCTTATACTCTGGGAGCCGCTACCTAATAGGCTCTACAGGGACCAGAGAGTAGGCGACAAACATGGACCGTCTATCGACTAAAGATATCATTGCAAAGTACCGTGTTGCATATAAGCAGCTCAGACCTCTTGAGTCGGAAGCTATTGGCGACAAAGTTTACTTCAATATGTACGGATTTAAGCATTTACTATTTAAGGGCAAGCATCGTCGAGAGACGAAAGCCATCCTGAATCGACTCGTACTAATCCCGCTTATTGTA encodes:
- a CDS encoding N-6 DNA methylase; amino-acid sequence: MNEAIKKYLSDIQEQFLSGQAIEHAYRPALKQLMSSFDDVIAVNDPRHSEHGAPDFVFIQKSNTKIFKGYAEAKDIGIKLDKVEKSNQMERYSGYDNLFLTDYLEFRFFKNGEKYQTISLGHVKDGKLALTPQHSQLLHDELESFLGGAPEQIRSGKRLAVIMGGYARRIQGNVTRFLSTENEKNESLEKIYSKMKELLVHDLNVEKFADMYAQTLVYGLFVGRYNDTSLEDFTRHEAQQNIPRSNPFLRQFFDHIAGIEFDERLAVVVDELCAVFAVSDVRRIIEKHLRLFEVENDRDPLIHFYEDFLKEYDPSLRKKMGAYYTPTPVVRFIIREVDRILKEDFDIADGIASGEMVEREVETQPWRMPGERKDRTTKQIKSHRVQILDPAVGTATFLNETIKYIYEQKRSTQAGQWPSYVREHLIPRLFGFELMMAPYTIAHLKLGMTLAEQGVTDLGDERLNIYLTNTLEEGVPTQHSFDFGFSEAISEESRLAADVKTTQPIMIVVGNPPYSVSSNNKSEWIQNLIKDYKKNLNEKKINLDDDYIKFIRFAEQMIEKNGSGIVAMITNNSYIDGITHRRMRKHLLQTFDKIYILDLHGSTMKKEKAPDGSKDENVFSIMQGVSIVLMVKIGAKHDSAIGEVYHAELFGTRRDKFIMLSRDEIAFEKLTTHEPSYFFVKKDLTLSSEYAGGIGLNELFIVSNSGIKTDRDKLFIDFEQDILSKRVEKLFGGDLNEGFRTDYRVEDSSSYKLTSILEKNRFSAEHIKLEEYRPFDYRYIYYDRSVISRPGYAVMSHQQEDNPMLISTRQLSSFDYQHALVSTDLTDICSISSQTKETGYAFPLYTYAKNGEKIENYNPIRLSELLRLCSNNEVSEVSHQPEDVFDYVYATLHSPSYRKKYKEFLKSDFPRIPIPIQKEFERLTPLGKRLRELHLMTSGESHEVTTTYPESSEEWQNEVNLPLFSKDTREPNGNGRVYINSQQYFGNVPEAAWNFYIGGYQPAQKWLKDRKGRKLTSNDITHYQRIITILTKTQEIMQEIG